Proteins found in one Pyrus communis chromosome 15, drPyrComm1.1, whole genome shotgun sequence genomic segment:
- the LOC137718280 gene encoding fatty-acid-binding protein 2-like, giving the protein MSIKRFGFMDFDEGSPYNSHFSSLADNSLHRCRYFHVPGSLALEGAFNHVSKLAGSLLFFFSSGPSTNASREIEGNMHDSEPGSSTSSPQVKHFTSGRHNLKGFHFGFALRGESANAVVFGKISAFVMQFLHREGEKLHSHPMLSLAAGLVPPFGSLSSNVLAVPLENTDVMDQKPCEVEHHRCAGLPIPDLDWRRQAVEPKTGTEFPMILDNVLTGESNSSLSSEVLVGTGSKTMTIIKIKSLKIYAFGFYVHPRSVCKQLGAKYASISVDELNKRHDFYEDLLRADIDMTVRLVVNCNGIKIDTVRDAFEKSLRDRLVKTNPETDYHCIRTFGSNFTQDIPLPLGTTIDFQRTANGNLITKIEGNQIGAVHSKDLCRAFFDMYLGDVPVSEQTKEEIGRNVANIIRSC; this is encoded by the exons ATGAGCATTAAGCGGTTCGGGTTCATGGATTTCGATGAAGGGTCTCCGTACAATTCACATTTTAGTTCATTGGCGGACAATTCATTGCACCGGTGTAGATACTTTCATGTTCCCGGAAGTTTAGCTCTTGAAGGAGCATTTAACCACGTTTCTAAACTTGCTGGTTCTTTACTATTCTTCTTCTCTAGTGGACCCAGTACAAATGCTTCTAGAGAGATAGAGGGTAATATGCATGATTCTGAACCTGGAAGCTCCACGTCTTCGCCACAAGTTAAACATTTTACTTCTGGTCGACATAATCTTAAAGGATTTCACTTTGGATTTGCATTGAGAGGAGAATCTGCTAATGCAGTTGTTTTTGGAAAGATTTCGGCTTTTGTGATGCAATTCCTGCACAGAGAAGGTGAAAAGCTACATTCACATCCCATGCTCTCGTTAGCTGCTGGACTTGTACCTCCTTTCGGCAGCTT ATCATCAAATGTACTAGCTGTTCCATTGGAGAATACGGATGTCATGGACCAAAAGCCTTGTGAGGTTGAGCATCACAGATGTGCAGGATTACCAATTCCCGACTTGGACTGGAGAAGACAAGCAGTGGAACCTAAAACCGGCACTGAGTTTCCTATGATTTTGGACAATGTTTTAACAGGAGAGAGTAATTCCAGTTTAAGTTCAGAG GTCCTTGTGGGAACTGGATCCAAAACAATGACgataatcaaaataaaatctCTGAAGATATACGCATTTGGGTTTT ATGTCCATCCTCGCTCGGTTTGCAAGCAATTGGGGGCAAAATATGCATCCATTTCAGTTGATGAACTAAACAAACGCCATGATTTCTATGAGGATCTTCTCAG AGCGGATATTGATATGACAGTTAGGCTTGTGGTTAATTGCAACGGGATCAAAATCGATACTGTGAGAGA TGCCTTTGAGAAATCCCTTCGAGACCGATTAGTGAAG ACAAACCCAGAGACTGACTATCATTGCATAAGAACATTTGGTTCAAACTTTACACAAGATATTCCCTTGCCATTG GGAACAACAATCGATTTTCAACGCACGGCCAATGGAAACTTAATTACTAAAA TTGAAGGTAATCAGATTGGAGCAGTCCACAGCAAGGATCTATGCA GGGCTTTCTTTGATATGTACCTCGGAGATGTTCCCGTGTCAGAGCAAACAAAAGAAGAGATTGGCAGAAACGTCGCCAATATTATACGAAGTTGCTGA
- the LOC137718782 gene encoding serine/threonine-protein kinase RIPK-like — MTKTKILTWKCIILGCYKSTADPESRLPQPVLKQTPLLQPRLSISDVSDDPSSTLFADDFSNPLIGLNLHVFSLVELGIVTRNFSRSSLLGEGGFGPVFKGFVGDKLRPGLKAQPVAVKLLDLDGLQGHKEWLTEIIFLGQLRHPNLVKLIGYCCEDEHRLLVYECIAGGSLENQLFRSYSTPLSWSKRMKIAVGAAKGLAFLHEADHKPVIFRDFKTSNILLESDHTAKLSDFGLARDGPEGEDTHITTRRIGTRGYADPEYIMTGCLTTKSDVYSFGVVLLELLTGKRCIDNSRPKREQNLVEWAKPRLKDPRKLDRIIDPMMEGQYSTRGARKAAALAYSSLSHNPKQRPRMSDVVVILEGLQDFNEELVVRPFVYVAPNDEDSNSSIKSIVTTSPKEMSNLKHQKDI, encoded by the exons ATGACTAAAACGAAAATCCTCACATGGAAATGCATCATCCTAGGCTGTTACAAGAGCACTGCAGATCCAGAGAGCCGCCTGCCGCAGCCAGTTCTTAAGCAAACCCCTTTGCTGCAGCCGAGACTCTCCATCTCGGATGTAAGCGATGATCCGAGCTCGACTCTCTTCGCAGACGATTTCTCCAACCCCCTCATCGGCCTcaaccttcacgtgttttcgCTCGTGGAGCTTGGAATTGTCACAAGAAATTTTTCACGGAGTAGTCTACTCGGGGAAGGTGGGTTTGGACCAGTGTTCAAAGGGTTTGTTGGTGACAAGCTTAGGCCTGGATTGAAGGCTCAGCCTGTAGCTGTCAAGCTGTTGGACTTGGATGGTTTGCAAGGCCACAAAGAATGGCTG ACAGAGATTATATTTCTTGGGCAACTGAGGCATCCAAATCTTGTGAAGCTGATTGGATATTGTTGTGAAGACGAGCACCGGCTTCTAGTTTATGAATGCATAGCAGGAGGAAGCTTAGAAAATCAACTCTTCAGAA GTTATTCCACTCCTCTGTCGTGGTCGAAAAGAATGAAAATCGCTGTTGGGGCGGCGAAGGGCCTTGCATTCCTCCATGAAGCAGATCATAAGCCTGTCATATTCAGAGATTTCAAGACTTCAAACATTCTGCTGGAATCT GATCATACAGCTAAACTTTCAGATTTCGGGTTAGCAAGGGACGGTCCAGAAGGAGAAGACACACATATAACAACACGTAGAATAGGGACACGGGGGTATGCAGACCCTGAATACATCATGACTG GTTGCCTGACGACCAAGAGTGATGTCTATAGTTTTGGAGTTGTTCTACTAGAGCTCTTGACGGGTAAACGGTGCATAGATAATAGCCGTCCCAAACGCGAACAGAACCTTGTGGAGTGGGCAAAACCTCGGTTGAAGGACCCGAGAAAGCTCGACCGGATTATAGACCCGATGATGGAGGGACAATACTCGACCCGAGGGGCTCGAAAGGCGGCTGCATTGGCTTACAGTTCCTTGAGCCACAATCCAAAGCAAAGGCCTAGGATGAGTGATGTGGTTGTGATCTTGGAGGGACTTCAGGACTTCAATGAGGAGTTAGTTGTTAGGCCATTTGTTTATGTAGCACCAAATGATGAGGATAGTAATAGTAGCATCAAAAGCATTGTAACaacatctccaaaggagatgtcaaatttaaaacatCAAAAAGATATTTGA
- the LOC137717672 gene encoding guanine nucleotide-binding protein alpha-1 subunit isoform X2, which translates to MGILCSRSKHYNEADSEENAQTAEIERRIEQETKAEKHIQKLLLLGAGESGKSTIFKQIKLLFQTGFDESELKSYISVIHANVYQTIKVLYDGSKELAQNDRETFEISRENKEIGEKLSTIGSRLDYPRLTKELAQDIETLWKEAAIQETCARGNELQVPDCAHYFMENLQRLADPDYVPTKEDVLHARVRTTGVVEIQFSPVGENKKSGEVYRLFDVGGQRNERRKWIHLFEGVTAVIFCAAVSEYDQTLFEDESKNRMMETKELFEWVLKQPCFEKTSFMLFLNKFDIFEKKVLNVQLNVCEWFKDYQPVSTGKQEIEHAFVKKKFEELYFQSTAPDRVDRVFKIYRTTALDQKLVKKTFKLVDETLRRRNLFEAGLL; encoded by the exons ATGGGCATACTCTGCAGTAGAAGCAAACACTACAACGAAGCGGACAGCGAAGAGAATGCTCAG ACTGCAGAAATTGAAAGGCGAATTGAACAAGAAACGAAGGCCGAAAAGCATATTCAGAAACTTCTCCTACTTG GTGCTGGGGAATCCGGGAAGTCCACAATTTTTAAGCAG ATAAAGCTTTTGTTTCAAACTGGATTTGATGAGTCCGAGCTCAAGAGCTACATCTCAGTCATCCACGCCAATGTATATCAGACCATAAAA GTACTGTATGATGGGTCAAAGGAACTTGCTCAGAACGACAGAGAAACGTTTGAAATATCCAGAGAAAATAAG GAAATTGGAGAGAAACTATCAACAATTGGCAGCAGATTGGATTATCCACGTCTCACTAAAGAGCTTGCACAGGATATAGAGACTCTTTGGAAAGAAGCGGCAATTCAG GAAACATGTGCTCGTGGTAATGAACTCCAAGTTCCTGATTGTGCCCACTATTTCATGGAGAATCTTCAAAGATTAGCTGACCCAGATTATGTTCCAACCAAG GAGGATGTTCTTCATGCTAGAGTTCGTACAACTGGTGTCGTAGAGATCCAGTTCAG CCCTGTTGGAGAAAATAAGAAAAGCGGTGAAGTATATCGACTCTTTGATGTTGGAGGCCAGAGAAATGAGAGAAGGAAATGGATCCATCTATTTGAAGGCGTTACAGCTGTAATATTTTGTGCCGCAGTTAGCGA GTATGATCAAACACTCTTCGAGGATGAAAGCAAAAATCGAATGATGGAGACAAAGGAACTTTTTGAGTGGGTCCTGAAGCAACCGTGTTTTgag AAAACGTCGTTCATGCTATTCTTAAACAAGTTCGATATATTCGAGAAGAAAGTTCTAAAC GTACAACTTAACGTCTGCGAGTGGTTCAAAGATTACCAGCCGGTGTCAACAGGAAAGCAAGAGATTGAACATGC GTTTGTGAAGAAGAAATTTGAGGAACTGTACTTCCAGAGCACGGCCCCTGACCGCGTAGACAGGGTGTTTAAGATCTACAGAACCACTGCCCTTGATCAGAAGCTTGTGAAGAAGACTTTCAAGCTCGTAGACGAGACGTTGAGACGGAGAAATCTCTTCGAGGCCGGATTATTGTGA
- the LOC137717672 gene encoding guanine nucleotide-binding protein alpha-1 subunit isoform X1, with amino-acid sequence MGILCSRSKHYNEADSEENAQTAEIERRIEQETKAEKHIQKLLLLGAGESGKSTIFKQIKLLFQTGFDESELKSYISVIHANVYQTIKVLYDGSKELAQNDRETFEISRENKEIGEKLSTIGSRLDYPRLTKELAQDIETLWKEAAIQETCARGNELQVPDCAHYFMENLQRLADPDYVPTKEDVLHARVRTTGVVEIQFSPVGENKKSGEVYRLFDVGGQRNERRKWIHLFEGVTAVIFCAAVSEYDQTLFEDESKNRMMETKELFEWVLKQPCFEKTSFMLFLNKFDIFEKKVLNVQLNVCEWFKDYQPVSTGKQEIEHAYEFVKKKFEELYFQSTAPDRVDRVFKIYRTTALDQKLVKKTFKLVDETLRRRNLFEAGLL; translated from the exons ATGGGCATACTCTGCAGTAGAAGCAAACACTACAACGAAGCGGACAGCGAAGAGAATGCTCAG ACTGCAGAAATTGAAAGGCGAATTGAACAAGAAACGAAGGCCGAAAAGCATATTCAGAAACTTCTCCTACTTG GTGCTGGGGAATCCGGGAAGTCCACAATTTTTAAGCAG ATAAAGCTTTTGTTTCAAACTGGATTTGATGAGTCCGAGCTCAAGAGCTACATCTCAGTCATCCACGCCAATGTATATCAGACCATAAAA GTACTGTATGATGGGTCAAAGGAACTTGCTCAGAACGACAGAGAAACGTTTGAAATATCCAGAGAAAATAAG GAAATTGGAGAGAAACTATCAACAATTGGCAGCAGATTGGATTATCCACGTCTCACTAAAGAGCTTGCACAGGATATAGAGACTCTTTGGAAAGAAGCGGCAATTCAG GAAACATGTGCTCGTGGTAATGAACTCCAAGTTCCTGATTGTGCCCACTATTTCATGGAGAATCTTCAAAGATTAGCTGACCCAGATTATGTTCCAACCAAG GAGGATGTTCTTCATGCTAGAGTTCGTACAACTGGTGTCGTAGAGATCCAGTTCAG CCCTGTTGGAGAAAATAAGAAAAGCGGTGAAGTATATCGACTCTTTGATGTTGGAGGCCAGAGAAATGAGAGAAGGAAATGGATCCATCTATTTGAAGGCGTTACAGCTGTAATATTTTGTGCCGCAGTTAGCGA GTATGATCAAACACTCTTCGAGGATGAAAGCAAAAATCGAATGATGGAGACAAAGGAACTTTTTGAGTGGGTCCTGAAGCAACCGTGTTTTgag AAAACGTCGTTCATGCTATTCTTAAACAAGTTCGATATATTCGAGAAGAAAGTTCTAAAC GTACAACTTAACGTCTGCGAGTGGTTCAAAGATTACCAGCCGGTGTCAACAGGAAAGCAAGAGATTGAACATGCGTATGA GTTTGTGAAGAAGAAATTTGAGGAACTGTACTTCCAGAGCACGGCCCCTGACCGCGTAGACAGGGTGTTTAAGATCTACAGAACCACTGCCCTTGATCAGAAGCTTGTGAAGAAGACTTTCAAGCTCGTAGACGAGACGTTGAGACGGAGAAATCTCTTCGAGGCCGGATTATTGTGA